The following proteins are encoded in a genomic region of Thermococcus henrietii:
- a CDS encoding NTPase, which produces MVRVFVTGPAGVGKTTLVERVAREVERWGYIVGGMITKEVRRNGRRIGFKIIALDTGEEGTLASLRGTSHLPGVPFGKYVVHVDELERVGVSAIRRALVEADLVVIDEIGPMEYKSDEFVKAVGEVLNSDKPLLAVVHRRMIDKFRPLGRTHILSVENRNREFGIILDEIMRELRG; this is translated from the coding sequence ATGGTCAGGGTTTTCGTGACCGGCCCGGCAGGGGTTGGGAAGACGACGCTCGTCGAGAGGGTCGCGAGGGAAGTCGAGAGGTGGGGCTACATCGTTGGGGGCATGATAACGAAGGAAGTCAGGCGAAACGGAAGGAGAATAGGCTTCAAAATCATCGCCCTCGACACCGGTGAGGAGGGAACGCTCGCAAGCCTGCGCGGAACGTCGCACTTGCCAGGGGTTCCCTTCGGAAAGTACGTCGTCCACGTTGATGAGCTTGAACGGGTTGGTGTTTCAGCAATAAGGCGCGCGCTGGTCGAGGCGGATTTGGTTGTAATAGACGAAATAGGCCCGATGGAGTATAAGAGCGACGAGTTCGTGAAGGCAGTCGGCGAGGTGCTGAACTCGGACAAACCCCTTCTGGCGGTCGTCCACAGGAGGATGATTGACAAGTTCAGGCCCCTTGGAAGGACCCATATTCTAAGCGTTGAGAACAGGAACAGGGAGTTCGGAATAATCCTCGATGAGATAATGAGAGAGCTGAGGGGCTAA
- the mtnA gene encoding S-methyl-5-thioribose-1-phosphate isomerase yields MEIRYKPEELTRLPRSVRYETGKVIMIDQTLLPREFKTIELRTVDEVAEAIITMKVRGAPAIGAAAAFGLALYADTSKARTKDEFMDGFYKAYDRLRNTRPTAVNLFWALNRIKKLVEENAESPLEEIKKLIVAEAQRIADEDVEANLRMGHYGAEALPEGNVLTHCNAGSLATVQLGTVGAVLRVMNKDGTLKLLWVDETRPVLQGARLSAWEYHYDGIPLKLIADNMAGFVMQQGKVDAIIVGADRIVANGDFANKIGTYTLAVLAKEHGIPFFTVAPLSTIDMSLKSGKEIPIEERKPEEVLTCGGCRIAPDVDVYNPAFDVTPHRYLTGIITDRGVVYPPFERNLKKLFKGQE; encoded by the coding sequence GTGGAGATAAGGTATAAACCTGAAGAACTCACGAGGCTCCCGAGGAGCGTTCGCTACGAGACTGGAAAGGTTATCATGATTGACCAGACGCTCCTGCCAAGGGAGTTCAAGACCATCGAGCTGAGAACAGTTGATGAAGTAGCTGAGGCAATCATCACGATGAAGGTGCGCGGTGCTCCGGCCATTGGAGCGGCGGCTGCTTTCGGTCTTGCCCTCTACGCGGACACGAGTAAAGCCAGAACCAAGGACGAGTTCATGGACGGCTTTTACAAGGCCTACGACCGGCTGAGGAACACGCGCCCCACCGCCGTAAACCTCTTCTGGGCGCTCAACAGGATTAAGAAGCTCGTCGAGGAAAACGCCGAGAGTCCGCTGGAGGAAATAAAGAAGCTCATAGTTGCCGAGGCGCAGAGGATAGCGGACGAAGACGTCGAGGCGAACCTAAGGATGGGTCACTACGGCGCTGAGGCCCTGCCTGAGGGCAACGTTCTCACCCACTGCAACGCCGGGAGCTTGGCTACCGTCCAGCTCGGGACCGTTGGGGCTGTTCTGCGCGTGATGAACAAAGACGGAACGCTGAAGCTCCTCTGGGTGGACGAGACGAGACCCGTCCTTCAGGGGGCCAGGCTTTCAGCCTGGGAGTACCACTACGATGGAATTCCGCTGAAACTAATAGCGGACAACATGGCCGGTTTTGTTATGCAGCAGGGGAAGGTTGACGCGATAATAGTCGGCGCGGACAGGATAGTGGCCAACGGCGACTTCGCCAACAAGATAGGCACCTACACACTGGCGGTTCTCGCGAAGGAGCACGGAATACCGTTCTTCACGGTTGCACCGCTCTCGACGATAGACATGAGCCTGAAGAGCGGGAAGGAGATACCAATTGAGGAGCGGAAGCCGGAGGAAGTTTTGACCTGCGGCGGTTGCAGAATCGCTCCAGATGTGGACGTTTACAACCCGGCCTTCGACGTTACACCGCACAGGTATCTGACCGGCATAATAACCGACAGGGGCGTCGTTTACCCGCCGTTTGAGAGGAACCTGAAGAAGTTGTTCAAGGGACAGGAATGA
- a CDS encoding GNAT family N-acetyltransferase produces the protein MFLGKKPKEKLPPIEETARDFKVVDGESYLDEIFEYDMDVSRGFSRAELSDEDYVSAYSRVINRLLAHGEHKFFVAVDPYGRYLGHVWVCIMEDTVDFVPTAYILDVETKISGLGIGSALLERAEDWAREKGASKVSLRVELDNPALNWYRRRGYRERAFILEKEL, from the coding sequence GTGTTCTTGGGGAAGAAACCGAAGGAAAAGCTCCCGCCGATTGAAGAGACGGCGAGGGACTTCAAAGTGGTTGACGGCGAGTCCTACCTCGACGAAATCTTCGAGTACGACATGGATGTCAGCAGGGGCTTTTCAAGGGCGGAACTGAGCGATGAGGACTACGTCTCCGCCTACTCAAGGGTCATAAACCGCCTCTTGGCTCATGGTGAGCACAAGTTTTTTGTTGCGGTGGACCCCTACGGGAGGTACCTCGGCCACGTCTGGGTCTGCATCATGGAGGACACCGTTGACTTCGTGCCAACGGCATACATCCTTGACGTCGAGACGAAAATTAGTGGCCTCGGAATCGGCTCGGCGCTCCTCGAAAGGGCCGAGGACTGGGCGAGGGAGAAAGGAGCCTCAAAGGTCTCGCTCCGCGTCGAGCTCGACAACCCTGCCTTGAACTGGTACAGGCGCAGGGGCTACCGTGAGAGGGCCTTCATCCTCGAAAAGGAACTTTAA
- a CDS encoding DUF1611 domain-containing protein, translated as MDEALILTEGRYLTTDGKTAHGLVRYSRQFKIVGLIDPTLAGRDAGEVLDGIRRGIPIYASLEEALHENPNAKWLIIGVATPGGKLPENYRKIVEEAIRNGLGVVNGLHEFLSDDPYFKHLARRYGVEIVDVRKIFYNMRIPFTGKIAEVKAVKVAVLGTDAAIGKRTVAIMLHEAFKELGLKSEFIAMGQTGWMQGFRYAIVTDSIIDDFVPGAIEDVFYRAWVEERPDVIVTHGEGSLLHPAFPGGFDLIAAARPDFIVLQHAPARKTFDDFPEFRIPPLEVYIQLIELLSGKKPVAITINSSGLSDDEALEWAKRIEAATGIMTRVPFLQGVGDIARLILRLSRREVTGREPARAEVL; from the coding sequence TTGGATGAGGCGCTAATCCTTACCGAGGGGCGTTATCTAACGACCGACGGAAAGACCGCCCACGGCCTCGTGCGTTATTCGAGGCAGTTCAAAATCGTGGGGCTAATAGATCCAACGCTCGCCGGTAGGGACGCCGGTGAAGTCCTCGACGGAATAAGGCGCGGAATCCCGATATATGCCTCTCTGGAGGAGGCGCTCCACGAGAATCCAAACGCAAAGTGGCTCATCATCGGCGTCGCAACTCCGGGAGGAAAACTGCCTGAGAACTATCGGAAAATCGTTGAAGAAGCAATAAGGAACGGCCTCGGCGTTGTGAACGGCCTCCACGAGTTCCTGAGCGACGACCCCTACTTCAAGCACCTCGCGAGGCGCTACGGCGTGGAGATAGTTGACGTGAGGAAGATTTTCTACAATATGAGGATTCCCTTCACCGGGAAGATAGCGGAGGTTAAAGCGGTAAAGGTGGCCGTCCTCGGAACGGATGCGGCGATAGGAAAGAGAACCGTTGCGATAATGCTCCACGAGGCGTTCAAAGAGCTCGGCTTAAAGAGCGAGTTCATAGCGATGGGCCAGACCGGCTGGATGCAGGGCTTCAGGTACGCTATAGTCACGGACTCGATAATAGACGACTTCGTGCCGGGGGCGATAGAGGACGTCTTCTACCGCGCCTGGGTTGAGGAGAGGCCAGACGTAATCGTCACCCACGGCGAGGGCTCGCTTCTCCATCCGGCATTTCCCGGCGGCTTTGACCTGATTGCCGCGGCGAGACCCGACTTCATCGTCCTCCAGCACGCCCCCGCGAGGAAGACCTTCGACGACTTTCCCGAATTCAGGATTCCCCCGCTTGAAGTTTACATCCAGCTCATAGAGCTCCTCAGCGGGAAGAAGCCCGTGGCGATAACGATTAACTCCTCCGGCCTGAGCGATGATGAGGCCCTTGAATGGGCGAAACGCATCGAGGCCGCGACAGGGATTATGACGCGCGTCCCCTTCCTCCAGGGGGTCGGCGATATAGCGAGGCTTATCCTGCGGCTCTCCAGGCGGGAGGTGACGGGCCGTGAGCCTGCCAGAGCTGAAGTGCTTTGA
- a CDS encoding pyridoxal-phosphate dependent enzyme, translating to MSESEAGEGPGGLGRLFRATVLEELLGVREVYVDYEGVNPTGTHKDRIALAHVGEAVKRGFPGITVGTCGNYGAAIAYYSALAGLKAVIFVPRGYTLERLPEMKALGAEVVEVPGTYEEAVRASRAFARENGFYDANPGSNRAVDIRAYSEMALWIASRVNPTTVFVPLGNGTTMAGLWEGFRSIGLAPRMVGVTTAFGNEILRRFYGDGNEDFAETELNEPLVSERSFDADGALKAVRESNGYVFGFADDTALRCAELMRVAAGIRPLPASALVLAGLVKFVRKFNLRNGRFVLVVTGGVRVG from the coding sequence GTGAGTGAATCCGAGGCAGGTGAGGGGCCCGGCGGCCTCGGCAGGCTCTTCCGCGCCACGGTTTTGGAGGAGCTCCTCGGCGTTAGGGAGGTCTACGTCGACTACGAGGGCGTCAACCCAACAGGGACCCACAAGGACAGGATTGCCCTTGCCCACGTTGGTGAGGCCGTTAAACGCGGTTTTCCGGGGATAACGGTCGGCACGTGCGGCAACTACGGCGCCGCGATAGCCTATTACTCTGCCCTCGCGGGTTTGAAAGCGGTGATATTCGTCCCCAGAGGCTACACCCTCGAAAGGCTTCCCGAGATGAAGGCACTCGGTGCAGAAGTCGTAGAGGTTCCGGGCACCTACGAGGAGGCCGTCAGGGCCAGCAGGGCCTTCGCGAGGGAAAACGGCTTCTACGACGCCAACCCGGGGAGCAACCGCGCCGTTGACATAAGGGCCTACTCCGAGATGGCCCTCTGGATTGCGTCAAGGGTAAACCCCACCACGGTCTTCGTACCCCTCGGCAACGGGACGACGATGGCAGGCCTCTGGGAGGGGTTCAGGAGCATTGGCCTGGCCCCGAGGATGGTTGGCGTGACCACCGCTTTTGGCAACGAAATCCTGAGGAGGTTCTACGGCGATGGAAACGAAGACTTCGCGGAGACTGAACTCAACGAGCCCCTCGTTTCGGAGAGGTCCTTCGATGCAGATGGAGCACTGAAAGCCGTCCGCGAGTCAAACGGCTACGTCTTCGGATTCGCCGACGACACCGCCCTGAGGTGTGCCGAGCTGATGCGCGTCGCGGCAGGGATAAGACCCCTTCCCGCGTCGGCTTTAGTGCTGGCCGGTCTCGTGAAGTTCGTGAGGAAATTTAACCTGAGGAACGGACGGTTCGTCCTCGTCGTCACTGGGGGTGTCCGGGTTGGATGA